In one window of Pseudomonas benzenivorans DNA:
- a CDS encoding DUF1302 domain-containing protein, giving the protein MRRKQPRWQPTRIACALGLVAGTCASAHAVTFNIGELEGQFDSQLSVGASWSVRGADPDLIAFNNGGDGLAPSSDDGHLNFKRGETFSKIFKGVHDLELRYGDSGAFVRGKYWYDFELKDEQRLFKDIDDSNRKQAAQASGAQILDAFLYHNYAIDDLPGSVRLGKQVVSWGESTFILNSINSINPIDVAAFRRPGAEIKEGLIPVNMFYVSQSLSENLSAELFYQLEWDQTVVDNCGTFFAQQDVAADGCDHELAVLLTQQQLADAGFAGVIPALQANGVSWGAPDEGVIVRRGGDRDARDSGQWGTALRYYFAPLDTEFGAYFLNYHSRTPFFSATAPDAFTYGVADLFGPAAPLVVAGNSSYFLEYPEDIRLYGLSFSTTLPSGTAWSGEIGYRPNAPVQINTTDILYSGLTPLTVDPLFDNASILSATPGQDLHGYRRKEITQLQTTFIHFFDQVMGASRLTLLGEVGVVHVGGLDHSGDVRYGRDQMFGPGPLPSGACPILNSQSLGNNPNAENVSRYCENDGFATSTAWGYRARAIWEYPNAFAGVTLKPSLSWSHDVEGYGPNGLFNEGAKAVSLGLDAEYQSTYSASLSYTDFFGGQYNTSIDRDFVALSLGVSF; this is encoded by the coding sequence ATGAGAAGGAAACAACCACGCTGGCAACCCACCCGCATAGCCTGTGCGCTGGGGCTGGTCGCCGGCACCTGTGCTTCGGCGCATGCCGTCACCTTCAATATCGGCGAGCTGGAGGGGCAGTTCGACTCGCAACTGTCAGTCGGCGCCAGCTGGTCGGTGCGCGGGGCCGATCCGGATCTGATCGCATTCAACAATGGCGGTGACGGCCTGGCGCCGTCCTCGGACGACGGCCACCTGAATTTCAAGCGGGGCGAGACCTTCTCGAAGATCTTCAAGGGTGTGCACGACCTCGAGCTGCGTTATGGCGACAGCGGAGCCTTCGTCCGCGGCAAGTACTGGTACGACTTCGAGCTGAAGGACGAACAGCGCCTGTTCAAGGACATCGACGACTCCAACCGCAAGCAGGCCGCCCAGGCCTCGGGTGCCCAGATCCTCGACGCCTTCCTCTACCACAACTACGCCATCGACGATCTGCCCGGTTCCGTACGTTTGGGCAAGCAGGTGGTGAGCTGGGGCGAGAGCACTTTCATCCTCAACAGCATCAACTCGATCAATCCGATCGACGTGGCGGCGTTCCGACGCCCGGGGGCCGAGATCAAGGAAGGCCTGATCCCGGTGAACATGTTCTATGTCTCGCAGAGCCTGAGCGAGAACCTGTCCGCCGAGCTGTTCTACCAGCTGGAGTGGGACCAGACCGTGGTCGACAACTGCGGCACCTTCTTCGCCCAGCAGGATGTGGCGGCCGACGGCTGCGACCATGAGCTGGCCGTTCTGCTGACCCAGCAGCAGCTCGCCGACGCAGGTTTTGCGGGCGTGATTCCTGCGCTACAGGCCAATGGTGTCAGCTGGGGGGCACCTGACGAGGGCGTGATCGTGCGTCGCGGCGGTGACCGGGACGCGCGCGACAGCGGGCAGTGGGGGACCGCGCTGCGCTACTACTTCGCGCCGTTGGATACCGAGTTCGGCGCCTACTTCCTGAACTATCACAGCCGCACGCCGTTCTTCAGCGCCACGGCGCCGGACGCATTCACCTACGGCGTTGCCGATCTCTTCGGCCCTGCGGCGCCGCTGGTGGTGGCGGGCAATTCCAGCTACTTCCTGGAGTATCCGGAGGATATCCGCCTCTACGGTCTGAGCTTCTCCACCACGCTGCCCAGCGGTACCGCCTGGAGCGGCGAGATCGGCTATCGGCCGAATGCGCCGGTGCAGATCAACACCACGGACATTCTCTATTCGGGCCTCACGCCGCTTACCGTCGACCCGCTGTTCGACAACGCCTCCATCCTCAGCGCCACACCGGGTCAGGATCTGCATGGCTACCGACGCAAGGAGATCACTCAGCTGCAGACTACCTTCATTCACTTCTTCGATCAGGTCATGGGGGCTTCCCGTCTGACGCTGCTGGGCGAGGTCGGTGTGGTGCATGTCGGCGGACTGGATCACTCCGGTGACGTTCGCTACGGACGTGACCAAATGTTCGGCCCGGGGCCGCTGCCGAGCGGCGCCTGCCCGATCCTCAATAGCCAGTCCCTGGGTAACAACCCGAATGCCGAGAATGTCTCCCGGTACTGCGAGAACGACGGTTTTGCCACCAGCACCGCCTGGGGCTATCGCGCGCGGGCGATCTGGGAATACCCCAATGCCTTCGCCGGCGTCACGCTCAAGCCGAGCCTGTCCTGGTCTCACGATGTCGAGGGCTACGGCCCCAACGGCCTGTTCAACGAGGGGGCCAAGGCCGTCAGCCTGGGCCTGGATGCCGAGTACCAGAGCACCTACAGCGCCAGCCTGTCCTACACCGACTTCTTCGGTGGCCAGTACAACACCTCGATCGATCGTGACTTCGTGGCCCTGAGCCTCGGCGTGTCCTTCTAA
- a CDS encoding c-type cytochrome, translating to MKKLLVLGVVAVVAVLLAVYGRDGLDLYRLMGHVETSSEANQADGGAWPRLTDACIGCHGVQGHSQHQGYPALAGQPAPYLAAQLKRFASGERANPNMGPLAITLSEVEIEQLSAYFAKQPPTENRSFKPDPALREQGEKLAANGGCAACHGAGLLGHDQFPRLAGQGHDYLLAQLNAFAQGRRQDPTGAMTAIAATLSEGDRQALAHYLAALPPAAK from the coding sequence ATGAAGAAATTGCTAGTACTGGGTGTCGTTGCCGTCGTTGCGGTGCTGCTGGCGGTTTATGGCCGCGATGGTCTCGATCTCTATCGCCTGATGGGCCATGTCGAGACCTCCAGCGAGGCCAACCAGGCCGATGGAGGGGCCTGGCCTCGTCTGACCGATGCCTGCATCGGTTGCCATGGCGTCCAGGGGCACTCGCAACACCAGGGTTACCCGGCCCTGGCGGGCCAGCCCGCGCCGTACCTGGCGGCGCAGCTCAAGCGTTTCGCCAGTGGCGAGCGGGCCAACCCGAACATGGGCCCCTTGGCCATCACCCTGTCCGAGGTCGAGATCGAGCAGCTGTCGGCGTATTTCGCCAAGCAACCGCCCACGGAAAACCGCTCCTTCAAGCCGGACCCCGCGCTGCGCGAACAGGGCGAAAAACTGGCGGCGAACGGCGGTTGCGCCGCCTGTCATGGCGCAGGCCTGCTGGGCCATGACCAGTTTCCGCGGCTGGCGGGGCAGGGGCACGACTACCTGCTGGCGCAGCTGAATGCCTTTGCCCAGGGGCGGCGCCAGGACCCGACCGGCGCAATGACGGCCATCGCCGCGACCCTCTCCGAGGGCGATCGGCAGGCTCTGGCCCACTACCTCGCAGCGCTCCCCCCTGCGGCGAAGTGA
- a CDS encoding DUF1329 domain-containing protein, producing the protein MKKTVILSYSLALNLGLAGAAFAAVSAEQASQLGAALTPLGAEMAGNAAGTIPAWTGGLAKDAGSRDAAGFLSNPFAGEQPLFIITAQNLAQYQDNLTPGQLALFKRYPGTYQLSVYPSHRSANAPDFVYQAARANATQTTMVEGGNGLAEFSTAIPFPIPQNGLEVVWNHLTRYRGGSVKRSHVQAVPLANGSFVPVRFKDQFTFRDRIAGFDPANPGNVLFYYKQLVTAPSRLSGDVLLVHETLNQVKEPRLAWLYNAGQRRVRRAPQVSYDGPYPASEGQRVADNQDMFNGAPDRYDWKLVGKREIYIPYNSYRLDGADLKYADIVKPGHINPELTRYELHRVWQVEATLKPGERHIYAKRVFFVDEDSWQIALADHYDARGTLWRVAEGHLSPMYDLQIPWLGTEALYDLINGRYIVSGMHNEEKEPLQFGFSSSAAEYTAAALRSSGIR; encoded by the coding sequence ATGAAAAAGACAGTCATCCTGAGCTATTCGCTGGCGCTGAACCTCGGCCTGGCCGGCGCCGCCTTCGCCGCAGTCAGTGCCGAACAGGCCAGCCAGCTTGGCGCCGCACTAACGCCGCTGGGGGCCGAAATGGCCGGCAATGCCGCCGGCACCATTCCCGCCTGGACTGGCGGCCTGGCCAAGGACGCAGGCAGTCGGGACGCCGCCGGTTTCCTCAGCAACCCTTTCGCCGGCGAGCAGCCGCTGTTCATCATTACGGCGCAGAACCTGGCGCAGTACCAGGACAACCTCACGCCAGGCCAGTTGGCCTTGTTCAAGCGCTATCCCGGCACCTACCAGCTATCCGTCTACCCCAGCCACCGCAGTGCCAATGCCCCCGATTTCGTCTACCAGGCCGCCAGGGCGAACGCGACCCAAACCACCATGGTCGAGGGGGGCAATGGCCTGGCCGAGTTCTCCACCGCCATACCCTTCCCGATTCCGCAGAATGGCTTGGAAGTGGTGTGGAACCATCTCACCCGCTACCGAGGTGGCAGCGTCAAGCGCAGTCATGTGCAGGCCGTGCCGCTGGCCAACGGCAGCTTCGTGCCGGTGCGCTTCAAGGATCAATTCACTTTCCGCGATCGCATCGCCGGCTTCGATCCGGCCAACCCGGGCAACGTCCTGTTCTACTACAAGCAGCTGGTCACCGCCCCGTCGCGCCTATCCGGTGACGTCTTGCTGGTGCACGAGACGCTCAACCAGGTCAAAGAGCCGCGTCTGGCCTGGTTGTACAACGCCGGACAGCGCCGCGTACGCCGCGCCCCCCAGGTCTCCTACGACGGCCCCTATCCGGCCTCCGAAGGCCAGCGCGTCGCCGACAACCAGGACATGTTCAACGGGGCGCCGGACCGTTACGACTGGAAGCTGGTCGGCAAGCGCGAGATCTACATCCCCTACAACAGCTACCGGCTCGACGGGGCGGACCTGAAGTACGCGGATATCGTCAAGCCCGGGCATATCAACCCGGAGCTGACCCGCTACGAGCTGCACCGGGTCTGGCAGGTCGAGGCGACCCTCAAGCCGGGCGAGCGACACATCTACGCCAAGCGGGTCTTCTTCGTCGACGAAGATAGTTGGCAGATCGCCCTGGCCGATCACTATGACGCGCGCGGCACCCTCTGGCGCGTTGCCGAAGGCCATCTCTCGCCGATGTACGACCTGCAGATCCCCTGGCTCGGTACCGAGGCGCTGTATGACCTGATCAACGGCCGCTACATCGTGTCCGGCATGCACAACGAGGAGAAGGAGCCGCTGCAGTTCGGCTTCAGCTCAAGCGCCGCCGAGTACACCGCTGCCGCGCTGCGTAGCTCGGGCATTCGCTGA